In the genome of Staphylococcus durrellii, one region contains:
- the copZ gene encoding copper chaperone CopZ, whose translation MATKTIQVEGMSCEHCRNAVSDSLNSLDGVSQADVNLEAGTVDVNYDDTKVDAAAMTEAIEDQGYDVK comes from the coding sequence ATGGCAACTAAAACAATTCAAGTAGAAGGTATGAGCTGTGAACATTGCAGAAATGCTGTATCTGACTCATTAAATAGTTTAGATGGCGTATCACAAGCTGACGTTAATTTAGAAGCAGGCACTGTAGACGTAAACTACGACGATACAAAAGTTGATGCTGCAGCAATGACAGAAGCTATAGAAGATCAAGGATATGACGTTAAGTAA
- a CDS encoding ABC transporter permease, with protein MIFNQIVLKNFKKNIQHYGMYIFSLIVSIILFFSFVTLKYTHSINNADSIAIIKKGANTGAYFLFIIIIVFLMYASHLFIKRRTKEFAMYQLIGLTKNNLMRMLMIEQIAMFVITGVLGLIIGIFGSKILLMIVLKVLNIHTSVSINFHYQALLQTVMMLVLAFILIMFQNYLFIKKRSILQMMGEQSKSDVKNPKVTIAETVSGVLGIAMILIGYYLSTEMLGKFSGIIMVLPFVILALTVVGAYLFFRSSVSLIFKSLKHMKKGNVSITDVVFTSSIMHRMKKNALSLTIIATISAVTVTILCFGAISKSQINNQIASSSPQDFTFTDQKQANKFEKQLKQHKIDYKLKYKEVATPKLLKDNVLNAPKTYSNSETMTVTSNKYFHDEGVKGDKAKLINMGNMGPDMHPKINNNIVLQGSDKHSFKVTSKSDSTDFSIETSFNGPVLLVSDTQYKNLKQHSKDVRTQSGFDIAHQKQMSQAEKIAHKVNPTIQSKKEVKHQVDQSTGILLFVTSFLGLAFLVAAGCIVYIKQMDETEDEIGNFRILRKMGYTHQDMTLGLALKVAFNFGLPLVVSLLHSLFAALAFMKLMGVSTLMPVYIVMIAYSFIYCIFAIMAFIHSKRIVKHSI; from the coding sequence ATGATATTTAATCAAATTGTATTAAAAAACTTTAAAAAGAATATACAGCATTATGGGATGTATATATTTTCGTTAATTGTAAGTATTATTTTATTCTTTAGCTTCGTAACCTTAAAATACACACATAGTATTAATAATGCGGATTCAATTGCGATTATTAAAAAAGGAGCCAATACAGGGGCGTACTTTTTATTTATCATTATCATTGTATTCTTAATGTACGCAAGTCATTTATTTATTAAAAGACGTACTAAAGAATTTGCAATGTATCAACTCATTGGTCTTACTAAAAACAACCTTATGCGTATGTTAATGATTGAACAAATTGCAATGTTTGTTATCACAGGCGTATTGGGATTAATCATTGGTATATTTGGCTCCAAGATATTATTAATGATTGTACTTAAAGTATTAAATATACACACAAGCGTTTCAATTAATTTTCACTACCAAGCCTTATTACAAACTGTCATGATGCTTGTATTAGCATTTATATTAATTATGTTCCAAAATTATTTATTTATTAAAAAACGCAGTATTCTACAAATGATGGGGGAGCAATCAAAATCAGATGTAAAGAACCCAAAAGTTACAATTGCTGAAACAGTTTCAGGCGTTCTAGGTATTGCAATGATTCTTATTGGTTATTACTTATCAACAGAAATGTTAGGTAAATTTTCAGGGATAATAATGGTATTACCATTTGTTATATTAGCCTTGACAGTAGTGGGTGCTTACTTATTCTTTAGAAGTTCTGTATCGCTTATTTTTAAATCACTTAAACATATGAAAAAAGGAAATGTATCTATAACAGACGTGGTATTTACGTCTTCAATAATGCATAGAATGAAGAAAAACGCATTGTCGCTAACAATTATTGCTACCATTTCAGCTGTGACAGTTACTATTCTATGCTTTGGTGCGATTAGTAAATCACAAATAAATAATCAAATTGCGTCATCATCTCCGCAAGATTTTACATTTACAGACCAGAAACAAGCTAATAAATTTGAAAAACAATTAAAGCAACACAAAATCGATTACAAACTTAAATATAAAGAAGTTGCTACGCCTAAATTATTAAAGGACAATGTATTAAATGCGCCTAAAACTTATAGCAATAGTGAAACAATGACAGTTACGAGCAATAAATATTTTCATGATGAAGGTGTTAAAGGTGACAAGGCTAAATTGATTAATATGGGTAATATGGGACCTGATATGCATCCTAAAATAAATAATAATATTGTGTTACAAGGCTCAGATAAGCATAGTTTTAAAGTAACTTCAAAAAGTGATAGTACTGATTTTTCTATTGAAACTTCATTTAATGGTCCAGTGCTATTAGTAAGTGATACGCAATATAAAAATTTAAAACAACATAGTAAAGATGTAAGGACACAATCAGGATTTGATATTGCTCATCAAAAACAAATGTCACAGGCAGAAAAAATAGCTCACAAAGTTAATCCGACAATTCAATCTAAAAAAGAAGTTAAACATCAAGTGGATCAAAGCACAGGCATCTTGCTTTTTGTAACAAGCTTCTTAGGTTTAGCATTTTTAGTTGCAGCGGGTTGTATTGTTTATATTAAACAAATGGATGAAACTGAAGATGAGATAGGGAACTTCCGCATTTTACGTAAAATGGGATACACACACCAAGATATGACGCTAGGTTTAGCATTAAAAGTGGCATTTAACTTTGGTTTACCTTTAGTAGTATCGTTATTACATTCTCTATTTGCTGCTTTAGCATTTATGAAATTAAT
- a CDS encoding aminotransferase class I/II-fold pyridoxal phosphate-dependent enzyme — MVISDRLAQITESYFGKTMGRKIEHGPLPLINMAVGIPDGETPKGILDHFAKALYHPKNQKYVAFHGKDTFKQAIVDFYQRQYSVDLDPEEVCILYGTKNGLVGLPTCIVNPGENVLLPDPGYTDYLAGVQLADAIPKTLPLSPPYYLPDWSQIANDVLINTKLVYLTYPNNPTGSVATQKVFDDAINQFKGTKTKIVHDFAYSAFGFDAKNPSILQTEGAKDLAVEVFSLSKAYNMSGFRVGFAVGNKDIIAALKKYQSHTHAGMFGALQDAATYALNNYDDFLEEQNGKFKQRRDYVQSQLDEVDIPYEPMSGGIFLWLKTPPAYDGEQFVEYLLQQQSILVAPGSPFGQNAKHYVRMSLALDDNQMKEAIDRIKSLIKLYHHK, encoded by the coding sequence ATGGTTATATCGGATAGACTAGCCCAAATAACAGAAAGTTATTTTGGTAAAACAATGGGGCGTAAAATTGAACATGGTCCGTTACCATTAATAAATATGGCTGTGGGTATACCTGATGGAGAAACACCTAAGGGTATTTTAGATCATTTTGCAAAAGCATTATACCATCCTAAAAATCAAAAATATGTAGCGTTTCATGGCAAAGATACCTTTAAACAAGCTATCGTCGATTTTTATCAACGACAATATAGTGTCGATTTAGATCCAGAAGAAGTGTGTATATTATATGGGACAAAAAATGGCTTGGTTGGTTTGCCTACATGCATTGTAAATCCAGGGGAAAATGTATTGCTACCTGATCCAGGTTATACTGACTATTTGGCAGGAGTACAATTGGCTGATGCCATACCTAAAACTTTACCGTTATCACCACCATATTATTTACCGGATTGGTCACAAATCGCTAATGATGTTTTAATAAACACTAAATTAGTTTATTTAACTTACCCCAATAACCCGACTGGCTCGGTTGCCACACAAAAAGTTTTTGATGATGCAATTAATCAATTTAAAGGCACTAAAACAAAAATAGTCCATGACTTTGCGTACAGTGCTTTTGGTTTTGACGCTAAAAATCCAAGTATACTACAAACTGAAGGCGCTAAAGATTTAGCAGTTGAAGTATTTTCGCTGTCCAAAGCGTATAATATGTCTGGTTTTAGAGTGGGTTTTGCAGTAGGGAATAAAGATATTATAGCAGCCTTAAAAAAATATCAATCTCATACACATGCAGGTATGTTTGGTGCTTTGCAAGATGCCGCAACATATGCACTTAATAATTATGACGATTTTTTAGAGGAACAAAATGGTAAATTTAAACAAAGGCGAGATTATGTTCAGTCCCAATTAGACGAGGTAGATATCCCTTATGAACCTATGTCTGGTGGTATATTTTTATGGCTTAAAACACCACCAGCATATGACGGAGAACAATTTGTGGAATATCTATTACAACAGCAATCTATTCTTGTAGCGCCAGGTAGCCCATTTGGTCAAAATGCCAAGCATTATGTGCGTATGTCATTAGCATTGGACGATAATCAAATGAAAGAGGCAATTGATAGGATAAAATCACTAATAAAGTTATACCATCATAAATAA
- a CDS encoding heavy metal translocating P-type ATPase encodes MTNKKKDTIAITGMTCAACANRIEKNLNKLDQVTATVNPSTEKATIEYNNQQTTLEDITQTIQHTGYDVVTDTVELNIFGMTCAACSTRIEKVLNRTHGVQQATVNLTTELGNVSFNPEVISSNDLIKRIQQLGYDAQLKSSSIDKTSQKAKELRYKLIKLIISIVLSIPLLMTMLVHLFGLSLPHIFMNPYFQFVLATVVQFGIGWQFYTGAYKSLRSGSANMDVLVALGTSAAYCYSIYESIKWIINPNIEPHLYFETSAILITLILFGKYLEARAKSHTTQSLSKLMNLQSKEARVIRNNDIHMLPVSEIVVGDIIEVKPGEKIPVDGTIIKGQTAVDESMLTGESLPIEKTINSQVIGSTLNKNGAITMKATQIGEDTALASIIESVEAAQGSKAPIQRLADVISSYFVPIVVGLAAITFLIWIIFVNTDPFESALIASISVLVIACPCALGLATPTSIMVGTGKAAQSGILFKGGEHIEQAHKVNTIVFDKTGTLTNGKPEVTDFTSDLATLQLVASAEYYSEHPLAEAIVNYAAQKKVSLIEASIFETIPGQGIQATVDNKEVLIGNSKLMDQHQVSLHGDLSPYENEGKTAMYIAVSGTLTGVIAVADTLKSNAKQAIEQLHALNIEAIMLTGDNELTAKAIAKQAGIDRVIAGVLPEQKANEIKQLQNQQQTVAMVGDGINDAPALVQAQTGIAIGTGTEVAIEAADITILGGDLLLIPKALKVSKYTIRNIRQNLFWAFGYNVAGIPIAALGLLAPWVAGAAMALSSVSVVINALRLKKVKL; translated from the coding sequence ATGACCAATAAAAAAAAGGACACTATAGCCATAACAGGTATGACGTGCGCCGCTTGTGCTAACCGTATCGAAAAGAATTTGAATAAGTTAGATCAAGTTACTGCTACGGTAAACCCATCTACCGAAAAAGCTACCATTGAATATAACAATCAACAAACTACATTAGAAGATATTACACAAACAATTCAACATACAGGTTATGATGTAGTCACAGATACTGTCGAATTAAATATTTTTGGTATGACATGTGCTGCTTGTTCTACGCGTATTGAAAAAGTGCTAAATCGCACACATGGTGTACAGCAAGCTACTGTAAATTTAACTACTGAGCTTGGCAACGTTTCTTTTAACCCTGAAGTAATATCTTCAAATGATTTAATTAAACGTATTCAACAATTAGGTTATGATGCTCAATTAAAATCTAGCTCTATAGACAAAACATCTCAAAAAGCCAAAGAATTACGTTATAAACTAATTAAGCTAATTATTTCAATTGTATTATCAATACCGTTATTGATGACGATGTTAGTTCATTTGTTTGGCTTGTCGTTACCACATATATTTATGAACCCTTACTTCCAATTTGTCTTAGCAACTGTTGTGCAATTTGGTATAGGTTGGCAATTCTATACTGGCGCTTACAAAAGTTTACGGAGTGGTTCTGCCAATATGGACGTACTTGTAGCATTAGGTACTAGCGCCGCTTATTGTTATAGTATATATGAATCTATAAAATGGATTATTAATCCTAACATTGAACCTCACCTTTATTTTGAAACAAGTGCTATTTTAATTACACTTATACTTTTTGGTAAATATTTAGAAGCACGTGCAAAATCCCATACTACTCAATCTTTAAGTAAATTAATGAATTTGCAAAGTAAAGAAGCACGAGTAATTAGAAATAATGACATACACATGTTACCCGTAAGTGAGATTGTCGTGGGCGATATTATAGAAGTTAAACCAGGTGAAAAAATACCAGTAGACGGTACTATTATCAAAGGCCAAACAGCCGTAGATGAGTCAATGCTTACCGGTGAATCTTTGCCAATCGAAAAAACAATAAATTCACAAGTTATCGGTTCAACATTAAATAAAAATGGTGCAATAACAATGAAAGCTACACAAATTGGTGAAGATACTGCTCTTGCTTCAATTATTGAGTCAGTCGAAGCCGCACAAGGGTCTAAAGCCCCTATTCAACGTTTGGCGGACGTTATTTCAAGTTATTTTGTCCCCATTGTAGTAGGGTTAGCTGCCATTACGTTTTTAATATGGATTATATTTGTTAATACCGATCCATTCGAGTCTGCATTAATTGCTTCGATATCAGTCCTAGTTATTGCTTGTCCTTGCGCATTAGGTTTAGCGACTCCGACCTCCATTATGGTAGGCACAGGCAAAGCCGCTCAAAGTGGTATTTTATTCAAGGGCGGAGAACATATAGAACAAGCCCACAAAGTAAATACAATCGTCTTTGATAAAACAGGTACTTTGACTAACGGAAAACCTGAAGTAACAGATTTCACTAGTGATTTAGCTACATTACAACTTGTTGCAAGCGCTGAATATTATTCTGAACACCCATTAGCCGAAGCAATTGTAAACTATGCGGCGCAAAAAAAAGTATCCTTAATAGAAGCTTCAATCTTTGAAACGATACCTGGTCAAGGTATTCAGGCGACGGTTGATAATAAAGAGGTATTAATAGGTAACTCTAAATTAATGGACCAACATCAAGTAAGCCTGCATGGGGATTTATCTCCATATGAAAATGAAGGTAAAACAGCTATGTATATCGCAGTTTCAGGCACGTTAACTGGTGTAATTGCAGTAGCAGATACCTTAAAATCAAATGCCAAACAAGCTATTGAACAATTACATGCTTTAAATATCGAAGCAATCATGTTAACAGGTGACAATGAACTTACGGCTAAGGCAATTGCTAAACAAGCAGGCATTGATCGTGTTATTGCGGGCGTGTTACCAGAACAGAAAGCTAACGAAATTAAACAATTGCAAAATCAACAACAAACCGTAGCAATGGTTGGCGACGGTATAAACGATGCGCCTGCGCTAGTCCAAGCACAGACCGGCATTGCTATAGGAACAGGGACAGAAGTTGCTATAGAAGCAGCAGACATTACTATCTTAGGTGGCGATTTACTGCTTATACCCAAAGCACTCAAAGTTAGCAAATATACCATTCGAAACATCCGACAAAACCTATTCTGGGCGTTTGGTTATAACGTTGCAGGTATTCCAATTGCAGCATTAGGATTACTCGCACCTTGGGTAGCAGGCGCTGCAATGGCGCTAAGCTCTGTCAGTGTTGTTATCAATGCTTTAAGATTGAAAAAAGTGAAATTATAA
- a CDS encoding ABC transporter ATP-binding protein — translation MSILKANSLTKTYGNRHQRQEVLKGLDFSIEEGEFVSIMGPSGSGKTTLLNVLSSIDYITSGIVEIKGQQINKMTNKKLADFRKKEMGFIFQDYSVLNTLTVKENIMLPLSIQNLSKSTMMKNYQEVTQTLGIDQIDHKYPNEISGGQQQRTAAARAFVHKPSIIFADEPTGALDSKSAQDLLYRLEEMNNQLNATIVMVTHDPVAASYSNRVIMLKDGSINSEIYQGDDTNNEFYRNIIHMQTALGGVTNDI, via the coding sequence ATGTCTATATTAAAAGCAAATAGTTTAACTAAAACATATGGAAATAGACATCAGCGTCAAGAAGTATTGAAAGGATTAGACTTCAGTATTGAAGAAGGAGAGTTCGTTTCTATAATGGGGCCTTCGGGTTCAGGGAAAACGACGTTGCTCAATGTGTTAAGTTCTATAGATTATATTACGAGCGGTATTGTAGAAATTAAAGGGCAACAAATAAATAAAATGACTAATAAAAAATTAGCTGATTTCAGAAAAAAAGAAATGGGCTTTATCTTTCAAGACTATAGTGTACTTAATACATTGACGGTAAAGGAAAACATTATGTTACCTCTGTCTATCCAAAATTTATCGAAATCTACGATGATGAAAAATTATCAAGAAGTGACACAAACTTTAGGTATAGATCAAATTGATCATAAGTATCCAAATGAAATATCTGGTGGGCAACAACAACGTACAGCGGCGGCTCGTGCTTTTGTGCATAAGCCATCAATTATTTTTGCTGATGAACCAACAGGAGCATTAGATTCAAAAAGCGCTCAAGATTTATTGTATAGATTGGAAGAAATGAATAATCAATTAAATGCTACTATTGTTATGGTCACCCATGATCCTGTAGCTGCTAGTTACTCAAACAGAGTTATCATGTTAAAAGATGGCAGTATTAATTCAGAAATATACCAAGGCGACGATACAAATAATGAATTTTACAGAAACATTATTCATATGCAAACTGCCTTAGGTGGTGTAACGAATGATATTTAA